Proteins found in one Mycoplasma sp. 1578d genomic segment:
- the nadE gene encoding NAD(+) synthase, whose protein sequence is MSKITSYKNNQAIYDKEKALNYLNTIKLFLKNKVKKANAKGVVVGISGGIDSSLVYTIAKQTFPNSTIGVVMPIINMTENDLKHIKELEQATNSTFLIKDLTQTFEIFLNQLNLSNHLAIANIKPRLRMTTLYAIAQENNSLVLGTDNADEVFVGYFTKYGDGGADLLPISKLTKGEVKFLASLLNVPQSILDKAPSAGLWEGQSDENELGFSYDQLDFYINHLNDSQSIQKHIEPKIVDKIQKLHKNSQHKRDKVYTPKNVK, encoded by the coding sequence ATGAGCAAAATAACTTCATACAAAAACAATCAAGCAATTTACGATAAAGAAAAAGCTTTAAATTATTTAAACACCATCAAGCTATTTCTTAAAAACAAGGTTAAAAAAGCCAATGCTAAAGGGGTTGTAGTTGGAATTAGTGGAGGGATCGATTCTTCGTTGGTATATACCATTGCAAAACAAACCTTTCCAAATTCAACCATTGGTGTTGTCATGCCTATTATCAACATGACGGAAAATGATTTAAAACACATTAAGGAATTAGAACAAGCCACTAATAGTACTTTTTTAATCAAAGATCTTACTCAAACTTTTGAAATTTTTTTAAATCAACTTAATTTAAGTAATCATTTAGCCATTGCTAATATTAAACCTCGATTACGTATGACCACATTATACGCAATTGCGCAAGAAAATAACTCATTGGTTTTGGGAACTGATAATGCAGATGAAGTCTTTGTTGGATACTTTACTAAATACGGAGATGGAGGAGCTGATTTATTACCAATTAGTAAATTAACTAAAGGAGAAGTGAAATTTTTAGCTTCATTGCTTAATGTTCCACAAAGTATTTTAGATAAAGCTCCTTCAGCTGGACTTTGAGAAGGACAAAGTGATGAAAATGAACTTGGATTTTCGTATGATCAATTAGATTTTTACATTAACCATTTAAACGATTCTCAAAGTATTCAAAAACATATTGAACCCAAAATTGTTGATAAAATTCAAAAATTACACAAGAATTCACAACATAAACGAGATAAAGTTTATACACCAAAAAACGTTAAATAG
- a CDS encoding PTS sugar transporter subunit IIB: MDKKLKIIAACGNGMGTSMLIKLSVQNIMKELGIDAEVDALSMGQSTGMTNSVDIIISSKHLSSEFNHNQKAKIVGVTNLMDKNEIKEALKVALKELGF, encoded by the coding sequence ATGGATAAAAAATTAAAAATTATCGCAGCATGCGGAAACGGAATGGGAACCAGCATGCTTATTAAACTATCAGTACAAAACATTATGAAAGAATTAGGAATTGATGCTGAAGTTGATGCTCTTTCAATGGGACAATCAACCGGAATGACCAATTCAGTTGATATTATCATTTCTTCAAAACACTTATCAAGTGAATTTAACCACAACCAAAAAGCTAAAATCGTGGGAGTAACCAATTTAATGGACAAAAACGAAATTAAAGAAGCTCTTAAAGTTGCACTTAAAGAATTAGGTTTTTAA
- a CDS encoding L-ribulose-5-phosphate 4-epimerase, translated as MNKSEIEQLKQQVYEANMLLYKYKLAIHTWGNVSGITKDRKLMVIKPSGVSYESMTPEDMVVVDMDNNVIDSKLNPSSDTPTHTLLYKANSNIQGIVHTHSPYAVGFAQAGKEIKCFGTTHADNFYGSVPCTRELTDEEINGAYEHNTGLVIIEHYQKNNLSFESTSATLVKEHGPFVWSIKNPIDAVNLALTLEEVAKMAINTLIIDPHKEQANKTLQDKHHFRKHGPNAYYGQIKK; from the coding sequence GTGAATAAAAGCGAAATTGAACAATTAAAACAACAAGTATATGAAGCAAATATGCTTTTATACAAATATAAACTAGCCATTCATACTTGAGGAAATGTTTCAGGAATTACCAAGGATCGTAAATTAATGGTGATTAAACCTTCTGGAGTGAGCTATGAAAGTATGACACCAGAAGATATGGTGGTTGTGGACATGGATAATAATGTCATTGATTCCAAATTAAATCCATCAAGCGATACTCCGACTCATACCTTACTTTACAAAGCTAATTCTAATATTCAAGGAATAGTACACACTCACTCTCCTTATGCGGTAGGATTTGCTCAAGCCGGGAAAGAAATTAAATGCTTTGGAACTACCCATGCAGATAATTTTTATGGTTCGGTGCCATGTACTCGTGAACTTACTGATGAAGAAATTAACGGAGCATATGAACACAACACTGGGTTAGTCATTATTGAACATTATCAAAAAAACAATCTTAGTTTTGAATCAACTAGTGCTACTCTAGTTAAAGAACACGGTCCATTTGTGTGATCGATTAAAAATCCTATTGATGCTGTGAATTTAGCTCTCACCTTAGAAGAAGTTGCCAAAATGGCAATTAACACTCTTATTATCGATCCGCACAAAGAACAGGCTAATAAAACCTTACAAGATAAACATCACTTTAGAAAACACGGTCCCAACGCATATTATGGTCAAATTAAAAAATAG
- a CDS encoding L-ribulose-5-phosphate 3-epimerase encodes MNLKNTDHNPTRFLGIYEKAINNKFDWATKIDIAKAAGFDFIEFSVDESDFRLERLNWSNEQINELRELLIAKNFYFNSMCLSAHRRYPFGSTNPQTRAKALEIMEQALILAKKLGIRIIQLAAYDVYYEPSSQTTKENFIKGMKLAAQLAQKYSITLAFETMDTPFAGTISKCLSFLKQIDSPMFYIYPDLGNLNQFTKDIENEIFLGSDKIVAFHFKDTLPDKFKEVPWGQGTVDFVHSLKQIKHNNLNVPILIEMWSKNQDDETPEHNIQLLKQAKEFYQTQWKRAKGE; translated from the coding sequence ATGAATTTAAAAAATACTGATCATAATCCAACTCGTTTTTTAGGAATTTACGAAAAGGCCATTAATAATAAATTTGATTGAGCCACTAAAATTGATATTGCCAAAGCAGCTGGTTTTGATTTTATTGAATTTAGTGTCGATGAATCAGATTTTCGTCTTGAAAGATTAAATTGAAGCAATGAGCAAATTAATGAACTGAGAGAATTATTAATTGCTAAAAACTTTTATTTCAATTCAATGTGTTTGAGTGCACATCGTCGTTATCCATTTGGTTCAACAAATCCACAAACACGGGCTAAAGCACTAGAAATTATGGAACAAGCCTTAATTCTAGCTAAAAAACTGGGAATTAGAATTATTCAGCTTGCTGCTTATGATGTATATTATGAGCCTTCAAGCCAAACTACTAAAGAAAACTTTATCAAAGGAATGAAACTAGCAGCTCAGCTAGCTCAAAAATACAGTATTACTTTAGCCTTTGAAACTATGGATACTCCTTTTGCTGGAACTATTAGTAAATGTTTATCATTTTTAAAACAAATCGACTCACCAATGTTTTACATTTATCCAGATTTAGGAAACTTAAATCAATTTACCAAAGATATTGAAAACGAAATCTTTCTAGGAAGTGATAAAATTGTTGCTTTTCACTTTAAAGATACCCTTCCAGATAAATTCAAAGAAGTCCCTTGAGGACAAGGAACTGTTGATTTTGTGCACTCGCTTAAACAAATCAAACACAATAATTTAAATGTTCCCATTTTAATTGAAATGTGATCAAAAAATCAGGATGATGAAACACCTGAGCACAATATACAATTGCTTAAACAAGCTAAAGAATTTTACCAAACCCAATGAAAGAGAGCTAAAGGTGAATAA
- a CDS encoding ZIP family metal transporter — MIHFLKDLYESLWILTSSSGTAKFIIVLIFLSILLFIPIVISFLFPLLKKQLNKSSKVYLYAFTTGFFLIMSTFGFMRESLEISSVFSDALLSENKTNRSLYIYLYNILLVGGGVFIGVLSAYFIKFVISYRINQKLMQIQKLQVFVHEHSDEHGHVHTHQHPSYIFNNQDRSEVIQDTLTDKVEAKFKIIALVLLLTHRIPEGLLLGYNINLLLQGQNNSLSFVFIFSLILHLIPEEMVFYYRLRDSGFAKWTSLFISLLGLFLFLPFMLIGVYSGNFINSAWELKSLIFAAIGGIFLFTSLVEFFPEFYHYNMEKKRWFKVIATLFIGVICAVLLLSIHTHQIS; from the coding sequence ATGATTCATTTTTTAAAAGATCTTTATGAAAGCTTATGAATTTTAACTTCAAGTAGTGGTACAGCTAAATTTATTATTGTACTCATTTTTTTAAGTATATTACTGTTTATTCCTATTGTTATCTCATTTTTATTTCCTTTACTAAAAAAACAACTTAATAAAAGTTCTAAAGTTTATTTATATGCTTTTACTACCGGATTCTTCCTGATTATGTCCACATTTGGATTTATGCGTGAATCGCTTGAAATTTCTTCAGTTTTTTCAGATGCCTTGCTTTCTGAAAATAAGACAAACCGTAGTTTATACATTTATCTTTATAATATTTTACTTGTTGGTGGTGGAGTTTTTATTGGAGTTTTATCAGCTTATTTTATTAAATTTGTGATTTCATACCGAATCAATCAAAAGTTAATGCAAATTCAAAAACTCCAAGTTTTTGTCCATGAACATTCAGATGAACACGGGCATGTCCACACTCACCAACACCCAAGTTATATTTTTAATAATCAAGATCGTAGCGAAGTGATTCAGGATACACTAACCGATAAAGTTGAAGCTAAATTCAAAATCATTGCTTTAGTTTTATTGCTAACTCACAGGATTCCTGAAGGATTGTTACTTGGTTATAATATTAATCTCTTGTTACAAGGTCAAAACAATTCGCTATCGTTTGTGTTCATTTTTAGCTTAATTTTGCATTTAATTCCTGAAGAAATGGTCTTTTATTATCGTCTGAGAGATAGTGGATTTGCTAAATGAACTTCACTTTTTATTTCACTATTGGGTTTATTTTTATTTCTGCCATTTATGCTCATTGGAGTGTACTCAGGGAATTTTATTAATTCGGCTTGAGAACTTAAATCGCTTATTTTTGCGGCCATTGGAGGGATCTTTTTATTTACTTCCTTGGTTGAATTTTTTCCAGAATTTTACCATTACAACATGGAAAAAAAACGTTGATTTAAAGTAATTGCAACTCTTTTTATCGGAGTCATTTGTGCTGTGCTATTACTTTCAATTCATACACATCAAATATCCTAA
- a CDS encoding phospho-furanose lactonase, translating to MKKFARTVLGDIDPKELGVVDCHDHLIKNYGPEAHEHPDFVMLSIDAAVQEMEEYIAKGGKTMVTMDPPNVGRDVHKMLEIAEKLNGKAHIIMATGFHKAAFYDKGASWLALAPIDEIVKMVKAEIEEGMDELNYSGPVVKRSKSKAGIIKAGTGYAAIDRLELKSLEVAARSSIETGAPILVHTQLGTMAYEAAQHLIDFGANPRKIQLSHLNKNPDKYYYEKIISELGVSLCFDGPDRVKYYTDATLAENIKYLVDKGYQKHITLSLDAGRILYQRHYGLTKGKQTFGLGYLFDRFIPLLKQVGVSEQAIQDILVNNPREILTFDEKRTFDPSKVNPRVLELKKLLKVS from the coding sequence ATGAAAAAATTTGCAAGAACTGTATTAGGAGACATTGATCCAAAAGAATTAGGTGTTGTGGATTGTCATGATCACTTAATTAAAAACTATGGTCCTGAAGCACATGAACATCCAGATTTTGTTATGCTTTCAATTGATGCAGCAGTACAAGAAATGGAAGAATACATTGCTAAAGGCGGAAAAACCATGGTTACAATGGATCCGCCTAATGTGGGTAGAGATGTACATAAAATGTTAGAAATCGCTGAAAAACTTAACGGTAAAGCACACATTATTATGGCCACAGGTTTCCATAAAGCTGCCTTTTATGACAAAGGAGCTTCATGACTTGCTTTAGCTCCAATTGATGAAATTGTCAAAATGGTTAAAGCTGAAATTGAAGAAGGGATGGATGAACTTAACTACAGTGGACCTGTAGTGAAAAGATCTAAATCTAAAGCTGGAATTATTAAAGCCGGAACTGGATATGCTGCTATTGATCGACTTGAATTAAAATCACTTGAAGTAGCTGCTCGTTCAAGTATTGAAACTGGAGCACCAATTTTAGTGCACACCCAACTTGGAACTATGGCTTATGAAGCAGCTCAACACTTAATTGATTTTGGAGCAAATCCAAGAAAAATTCAATTATCACACTTAAATAAAAATCCAGATAAGTATTACTATGAAAAAATTATTAGCGAGCTAGGTGTTTCATTATGTTTTGATGGACCTGATCGTGTTAAATACTACACAGATGCTACTTTAGCAGAAAACATTAAATATTTAGTTGATAAAGGATATCAAAAACACATTACTTTATCACTTGATGCAGGTAGAATTCTTTACCAAAGACACTATGGGTTAACAAAAGGAAAACAAACCTTTGGTTTAGGATACTTATTCGACAGATTTATTCCTTTACTTAAACAAGTTGGAGTTAGTGAACAAGCAATTCAAGACATTTTAGTAAACAATCCAAGAGAAATCTTGACATTTGATGAAAAAAGAACTTTTGATCCTTCAAAAGTTAACCCAAGAGTTTTAGAATTAAAAAAACTTTTAAAAGTTAGTTAA
- a CDS encoding MPN499 family protein, with protein sequence MRHVRRVKINNMDNGFWLVPSIQQVFTPKSRNFAIKHAWTLFDLIEKNGFEDEDIIFSFNGDPQFQIFNSLLQYRGYDFELPLNKIKQMNDNQYIDWEVISNLTIRFNFKTIKTIYSGYIFFFRIKHFEYLYTKHKQKDDKVVLEWTRFGFHAI encoded by the coding sequence ATGAGACACGTTAGAAGAGTTAAAATCAATAATATGGATAATGGTTTTTGATTGGTACCATCAATCCAACAAGTTTTTACCCCCAAATCCAGAAATTTTGCCATCAAACACGCATGAACGCTGTTTGATTTAATTGAAAAAAACGGTTTTGAGGATGAAGATATTATTTTTTCTTTCAACGGAGATCCTCAATTTCAAATCTTTAATTCATTATTACAATACCGTGGATATGATTTTGAATTACCATTAAACAAAATCAAACAAATGAACGACAATCAATATATTGATTGAGAAGTCATTTCTAATTTAACGATTCGTTTTAATTTTAAAACCATTAAAACTATTTATTCAGGTTACATCTTCTTTTTTAGAATCAAACACTTTGAGTATTTATATACCAAACATAAACAAAAAGACGATAAAGTTGTTTTAGAATGAACTCGATTCGGATTTCATGCAATTTAA
- a CDS encoding PTS ascorbate transporter subunit IIC produces MINKLDNKKKKGLIIGWSAFVIINLIIILVTVLVKAGVPTYYDKDGKEITTIVAWSSDAFSRAFLFLFNKVYLSNFFRLPAVLLGFLTFIGYLTMGRGLRQSIIGALKTIVGFLLLNIGSGALVGLAKPVFLGIQAIGKGNTGIVPLDPYFALSSANTFFKGVVTGNDYTSIISFAFILGYAINIVMVALKKWTNTNSLMITGHVMIQQSAVVTTILYVVLFGNLGILTDSIPVGHQIGTIVISGLVLGVYWATASTATIKGTNAVTQNAGFSIGHQQMLAITTTYKLGKFFGNKEDSAETKKLPSYLKIFEDNIFTQTIIILTLFLVLFTVLLLVAPTGTVIDKQWNSFVNPNTIKDSVASKELLDGLTDPRLKSDLNFTIWNGAFGSSANFVVNIIGGSLKIVAALLAIITGVRMFITELQQSFHGISEKIIPGAVVAVDVAAVYGFAINSVTFGFISGVAGQFLGVGVVIGLSTNIENQHFTYIAIPLFITLFFNSGSLGVYANASGGWKAALILPGLIGFLEIIIISFASRAISNTAASIQVMRGAEIFKGIISPVQTGFIGMADWNIFFGLLMWISSYNSIVGWILVPLAIIGMIVLGLISDNGSQTKPTFLQKVLRIKPKLVNS; encoded by the coding sequence ATGATTAATAAATTAGACAACAAGAAGAAAAAAGGTCTAATCATTGGTTGGTCAGCATTTGTTATTATCAACCTTATCATTATTTTGGTTACTGTTTTAGTTAAAGCAGGAGTTCCAACTTATTATGATAAAGATGGAAAAGAAATAACAACTATTGTTGCTTGGTCGAGTGATGCTTTTAGTAGAGCTTTTTTGTTCTTATTTAATAAAGTTTACTTAAGCAACTTCTTTAGGTTACCGGCTGTTCTACTTGGTTTCCTTACCTTTATTGGGTACCTTACCATGGGAAGAGGTTTAAGACAATCAATTATTGGTGCTCTTAAGACAATTGTTGGATTCTTACTTTTAAATATTGGTTCAGGAGCCTTAGTTGGTTTAGCTAAACCTGTTTTCCTTGGAATTCAAGCAATTGGTAAAGGGAATACAGGAATCGTTCCCCTTGATCCATATTTCGCTCTTTCAAGTGCTAATACATTCTTTAAAGGTGTTGTCACAGGAAACGATTACACTTCAATTATTTCATTTGCCTTTATTTTAGGTTATGCAATTAATATTGTAATGGTAGCTCTTAAAAAATGAACCAATACAAACAGTTTAATGATTACTGGGCACGTTATGATTCAACAAAGTGCTGTTGTTACTACAATTCTTTATGTTGTTTTATTCGGAAATTTAGGAATTCTCACTGATTCAATTCCTGTTGGACACCAAATTGGAACCATTGTTATTTCAGGTCTTGTGCTTGGAGTGTACTGAGCAACTGCTTCGACTGCCACTATTAAAGGAACTAATGCAGTTACTCAGAATGCTGGTTTTTCAATTGGACACCAACAAATGTTAGCAATTACTACTACATATAAATTAGGAAAATTCTTCGGAAACAAGGAAGATTCAGCTGAAACTAAAAAATTACCTTCATACTTAAAAATCTTTGAAGACAACATTTTCACTCAAACAATTATCATTTTAACCTTGTTCTTAGTCTTATTTACTGTTTTATTATTAGTAGCACCTACTGGAACTGTAATTGACAAACAATGAAATAGTTTCGTAAACCCTAATACTATTAAAGATTCAGTAGCATCAAAAGAACTACTCGATGGTTTAACAGACCCAAGATTAAAATCTGATTTAAACTTTACTATTTGAAACGGTGCATTTGGATCTAGCGCAAACTTTGTTGTTAACATTATTGGCGGATCGCTTAAAATTGTTGCAGCATTACTTGCAATTATCACTGGGGTTAGAATGTTCATTACCGAACTTCAACAATCATTCCATGGAATTAGCGAAAAAATAATTCCAGGGGCTGTTGTAGCTGTTGATGTAGCTGCTGTTTATGGATTCGCGATTAACTCAGTAACTTTTGGATTTATTTCTGGGGTTGCTGGACAATTTCTTGGGGTAGGAGTTGTAATTGGATTATCAACAAATATTGAAAATCAACACTTTACCTATATTGCAATTCCATTATTTATTACCTTGTTCTTTAACTCTGGTTCGCTTGGAGTTTACGCAAATGCTAGCGGTGGGTGAAAAGCTGCATTAATCCTACCAGGATTAATTGGATTCTTAGAAATTATCATCATTTCATTTGCATCAAGAGCAATCTCTAATACAGCGGCTAGTATTCAAGTAATGCGTGGTGCCGAAATTTTTAAAGGAATTATTTCGCCAGTACAAACTGGATTCATCGGTATGGCCGATTGAAATATATTCTTTGGTTTATTAATGTGAATTTCATCATACAATTCTATTGTTGGTTGAATTTTAGTTCCACTAGCAATTATCGGAATGATTGTACTTGGATTAATTTCAGACAATGGTTCACAAACCAAACCAACATTCTTACAAAAAGTTCTTAGAATTAAACCAAAATTAGTTAATAGCTAA
- a CDS encoding PTS sugar transporter subunit IIA codes for MEKINLVEILKKYDTVNVQLKAKDWKEAVKHSVQPLIDKGLVESRYYDAVVENTIKYGPYYIVADYFAMPHAQSEAGVLKNSFSLVTLSEPVYFENDERPVKLLVALAATSAEVHTSEALPQIVKIFGDPANVEAIIKATSKEQVVELITKIDQQASDL; via the coding sequence ATGGAAAAAATTAATTTAGTTGAAATTTTAAAAAAATACGACACAGTTAATGTACAACTAAAAGCTAAAGATTGAAAAGAAGCTGTTAAACATTCAGTTCAACCTTTAATTGATAAAGGTTTAGTTGAAAGTAGATATTATGATGCTGTTGTAGAAAATACCATTAAATATGGACCATATTACATTGTGGCTGATTATTTTGCTATGCCGCACGCTCAAAGTGAGGCTGGAGTGCTTAAAAATTCATTCTCATTAGTGACACTATCTGAACCAGTTTACTTTGAAAATGACGAGCGCCCAGTTAAATTATTAGTTGCTCTTGCGGCTACTAGTGCTGAAGTGCACACTTCTGAAGCTTTACCACAAATTGTGAAAATTTTTGGTGACCCTGCTAATGTTGAAGCGATTATTAAGGCCACAAGCAAAGAACAAGTAGTAGAATTAATTACTAAAATCGATCAACAAGCATCAGATTTATAA
- a CDS encoding YebC/PmpR family DNA-binding transcriptional regulator, whose translation MAGHSHSANIAHRKNAQDAARGKIFQKLSKEIFVAASGAGGPDPEKNPALKLAISKARSKNMPKDNIERAIAKARGDKGASSFVETVFNATVTGGATFIVVTLSDNLNRVKSNIQSYFNKQNATLGKTGQVPFAFDKKGIIEIDKSLVDEETLMLIALESGAENIETTEQSFVITSLPEEFTNLKNALEENLSISDFIQCEVTYLPNMYVEYEPEKQAKLLEFVDKLKEDDDVQEVYHNIGLT comes from the coding sequence ATGGCCGGACATTCACACTCAGCAAATATTGCACACCGTAAAAACGCTCAAGATGCCGCACGGGGAAAAATTTTTCAAAAACTTTCTAAAGAAATTTTTGTAGCCGCTTCTGGAGCAGGCGGACCTGATCCAGAAAAAAATCCAGCTCTTAAGTTAGCAATTTCTAAAGCACGAAGTAAAAACATGCCCAAAGATAACATTGAACGTGCAATTGCTAAAGCTCGCGGGGATAAAGGAGCTTCTTCGTTTGTGGAAACAGTATTTAATGCTACTGTTACTGGCGGAGCTACTTTTATTGTAGTAACTCTATCAGATAATTTAAATCGGGTAAAGTCAAATATTCAATCATATTTTAATAAACAAAACGCTACTTTAGGAAAAACCGGACAAGTACCTTTTGCTTTTGATAAAAAAGGAATTATTGAAATTGATAAATCTTTAGTTGACGAAGAAACTTTAATGCTTATTGCCCTTGAATCTGGTGCTGAAAACATTGAAACTACTGAGCAAAGTTTTGTAATTACTTCTTTACCGGAAGAATTTACTAACTTAAAAAATGCACTTGAAGAAAATTTATCAATTAGCGATTTTATTCAATGTGAAGTGACATATTTACCAAATATGTATGTTGAATACGAACCTGAAAAGCAAGCAAAATTGCTTGAATTTGTCGATAAACTTAAAGAAGATGATGATGTCCAAGAAGTTTATCACAACATTGGACTCACTTAA
- the msrA gene encoding peptide-methionine (S)-S-oxide reductase MsrA, protein MQKEIYLAGGCFWGVQAYFQKINGVLKTSVHYLNGGFEGVSYKQVCNNSSHVEAVKVVYDSTKLSEKDIFELFLRIIDPYSYHKQGNDKGAQYRIGIYSKDPAMRHTFNLLNNEFKAQEKKDNYIEILNVLDDTLAEEYHQDYLNKNPFGYCHINLNSIPNKYKKESIK, encoded by the coding sequence ATGCAAAAAGAAATTTATTTAGCTGGAGGGTGTTTTTGAGGTGTCCAAGCTTATTTTCAAAAAATAAACGGAGTCTTAAAAACTAGTGTCCATTACCTTAATGGTGGTTTTGAGGGCGTTTCATACAAGCAAGTATGCAACAATTCTTCGCATGTTGAAGCAGTAAAAGTAGTTTACGATAGTACTAAATTGAGCGAAAAAGATATTTTTGAACTCTTTTTACGCATTATTGATCCATATTCATACCACAAGCAAGGAAATGATAAAGGAGCTCAATATCGAATCGGAATTTATAGTAAAGATCCAGCCATGAGACATACATTTAATTTATTAAATAATGAATTTAAAGCTCAAGAGAAAAAAGATAATTATATTGAAATTTTAAATGTACTTGATGATACTCTTGCTGAGGAATATCATCAAGATTATCTTAATAAAAATCCATTTGGATATTGCCATATTAATCTAAATTCAATTCCAAATAAATATAAGAAAGAGTCGATTAAATAA
- a CDS encoding HAD family hydrolase, which translates to MVKLKNSDYDYLFFDLDGTLLNSKKQILPSSQQIIESQKKLNKKMSIITGRPPYLAKEEFLTLDLHYPVICCNGALIYDFKNNQIIDKNPINVQSAQAVFDILINNNVTFLIYTTKMMLGFHNRNSLPKWFEWIISTNNARKPQNQFHFEQKTYAQWNQEQFNINEHEIVKFLVIKSDSEPKDHVHAATQLKEVNHIYMINSQERVFDIMPSNISKGQALQKLAQLYNIDLNKTIVFGDEENDVAMFKVAKYSVAMGQSKDFVKQHAQFITDSNDNDGIYNFLTQIGENETR; encoded by the coding sequence ATGGTCAAATTAAAAAATAGTGATTATGATTACCTCTTTTTTGATTTAGACGGGACCTTACTAAATTCAAAAAAACAAATTTTACCTAGTTCTCAACAAATTATTGAGTCTCAAAAAAAACTCAATAAAAAAATGTCAATTATCACCGGGCGCCCCCCTTATTTAGCTAAAGAAGAATTTTTGACATTAGATTTACACTATCCAGTCATTTGCTGTAATGGGGCATTGATTTATGATTTTAAAAATAATCAAATCATTGACAAAAATCCAATTAATGTTCAATCTGCTCAAGCTGTATTTGATATTTTAATCAATAATAATGTCACCTTTTTAATTTACACTACTAAAATGATGCTTGGATTTCATAATCGCAATTCTTTACCAAAGTGGTTTGAATGAATTATTAGCACAAATAATGCACGTAAACCGCAAAATCAATTTCATTTTGAACAAAAAACTTATGCTCAATGAAACCAAGAGCAATTTAACATCAATGAGCATGAAATTGTTAAGTTTTTAGTGATTAAATCTGATAGTGAACCAAAAGATCACGTTCATGCAGCAACTCAATTAAAAGAGGTTAACCATATTTACATGATTAATTCACAAGAACGTGTCTTTGATATTATGCCAAGTAATATTTCTAAAGGACAAGCTCTACAAAAATTGGCTCAACTATACAATATTGATCTTAATAAAACGATTGTTTTTGGTGATGAAGAAAACGATGTTGCTATGTTTAAGGTGGCTAAATATTCAGTAGCCATGGGACAATCTAAAGATTTTGTTAAGCAACATGCTCAATTTATCACTGATTCAAACGATAATGATGGAATCTATAATTTTTTAACACAGATAGGAGAAAATGAGACACGTTAG
- a CDS encoding 3-keto-L-gulonate-6-phosphate decarboxylase UlaD — protein sequence MALPLLQIALDNLTTQDAIESARKAAKYIDVIEVGTILLASEGKQAIADLKKAFPDKIIVADGKIADAGKVFAKMFYENGADYITAICAAENATMDDLVKYSKTFDGNKEVQVEMTTNFSWEQVESWKQAQVPQVVWHRARDAQAAGVKWGEKDIETVRRLAQMGFKVTVTGGVSVEDIKLFKDIPIYIFIAGRSIRDAQDPEAAAKEFKDEFKKYWS from the coding sequence ATGGCTTTACCTTTATTGCAAATTGCTCTTGATAATTTAACCACTCAAGATGCAATTGAATCGGCTCGAAAAGCTGCTAAATATATTGATGTTATTGAGGTAGGAACTATTCTACTTGCTTCGGAAGGAAAACAAGCAATTGCTGATCTGAAAAAAGCGTTCCCAGACAAAATTATTGTTGCTGATGGGAAAATTGCTGACGCAGGAAAAGTATTTGCCAAAATGTTTTACGAAAATGGAGCTGATTATATCACTGCCATTTGTGCTGCTGAAAACGCAACCATGGATGATTTGGTCAAGTATTCAAAAACTTTCGATGGAAACAAAGAAGTTCAAGTGGAAATGACCACAAACTTTAGTTGAGAACAAGTTGAGAGTTGGAAACAAGCCCAAGTTCCTCAAGTCGTGTGACACCGTGCTCGCGATGCTCAAGCGGCTGGAGTTAAATGAGGAGAAAAAGACATTGAAACTGTGCGTAGATTAGCACAAATGGGATTCAAGGTCACTGTAACTGGTGGAGTATCAGTTGAAGATATTAAATTATTTAAAGATATCCCAATTTACATTTTTATTGCTGGTCGTTCAATTCGCGATGCTCAAGACCCTGAGGCTGCAGCTAAGGAATTTAAAGATGAATTTAAAAAATACTGATCATAA